The following are encoded together in the Dermacoccus nishinomiyaensis genome:
- a CDS encoding histidine phosphatase family protein, protein MDQVTLVLVRHGESEGNVAAEAALRDDLERIDVPVRDPDIELSELGRRQAAAVGTWLAKQPADDQPDVTWTSPYRRARQTGQIALDEASLELPVLVDERLRDRDMGVTDMLTGRGIRDAHPEEAKRREWIGKFYYRPSGGESWADVAGRVRAVMADLRLRAAGKTVLVTAHDVVNLMFCYVAEGMDEDAVMERARTNGMRNAAICRLVSDDESPTGWRLLDYNLDEHLRDSGIAVTDQPGAADDIGAHGSAQRDEKRESDDNASNPGEKEASA, encoded by the coding sequence GTGGATCAGGTAACTCTCGTTCTCGTGCGTCATGGCGAGTCGGAGGGCAACGTGGCAGCGGAGGCGGCGCTGCGCGATGACCTCGAGCGCATCGACGTGCCCGTGCGCGACCCCGACATCGAACTGAGCGAACTCGGCCGCCGACAAGCCGCCGCCGTCGGCACGTGGCTCGCGAAACAGCCCGCCGACGATCAGCCGGACGTCACGTGGACGAGCCCGTATCGACGCGCGCGTCAGACGGGCCAGATCGCGCTCGACGAGGCGTCGCTCGAACTGCCCGTCCTCGTCGACGAGCGTCTGCGCGACCGCGACATGGGTGTCACCGACATGCTCACCGGGCGCGGCATCCGCGACGCCCACCCCGAGGAGGCGAAGCGCCGCGAATGGATCGGCAAGTTCTACTACCGCCCCTCCGGCGGCGAATCCTGGGCCGACGTCGCCGGCCGCGTCCGCGCCGTCATGGCCGATCTACGCCTGCGCGCCGCGGGCAAGACGGTGCTCGTCACGGCGCACGACGTCGTCAACCTCATGTTCTGCTACGTCGCCGAGGGCATGGACGAGGACGCCGTCATGGAGCGCGCCCGCACGAACGGAATGCGCAACGCCGCGATCTGCCGCCTCGTCAGCGACGACGAATCGCCGACCGGCTGGCGCCTGCTCGACTACAACCTCGACGAACACCTGCGCGACTCTGGCATCGCCGTCACCGATCAACCGGGCGCGGCCGACGACATCGGCGCACATGGTTCGGCGCAGCGCGACGAGAAGCGCGAGTCCGACGACAACGCGTCGAACCCCGGCGAGAAGGAGGCGTCCGCATGA
- a CDS encoding glutathione S-transferase family protein, whose translation MAGEGKAYTRDTQYIEDRILDDPDARWPVEPGRYRLVAARACPWANRAIIVRRLLGLEDVISMGLCGPTHDENSWTFDLDPGGLDPVLRIPRLKDAYEARLPGYPRGITVPAIVDERSGEVVTNDFAQITEDFATQWTRHHRDGAPDLWPQELREEMDAVNKRVYTEVNNGVYRCGFAGDQQAYDAAYKRLFTALDWLEERLATRRYLVGDAITESDVRLFTTLARFDAVYHGHFKCNRRKLTEMPNLWGYARDLFTTPGFGDTIDFTQIKQHYYLVHRDLNPKGIIPDGPDLSVWAEPHDRARLGGTPFGDGTAPGAIPEAERVPTSANPLVGTDGLVH comes from the coding sequence ATGGCTGGCGAGGGCAAGGCGTACACCCGCGACACGCAGTACATCGAGGACCGCATCCTCGACGATCCCGACGCGCGGTGGCCCGTGGAGCCGGGGCGCTACCGTCTCGTCGCCGCCCGCGCGTGCCCGTGGGCGAACCGCGCCATCATCGTCCGGCGCCTGCTCGGGCTCGAGGACGTCATCTCGATGGGGTTGTGCGGCCCGACGCACGACGAGAACTCGTGGACGTTCGACCTCGACCCCGGCGGGCTCGACCCCGTCCTGCGAATCCCGCGCCTCAAGGACGCCTATGAGGCGCGCTTACCCGGCTATCCGAGGGGCATCACGGTGCCGGCGATCGTCGACGAGCGCAGCGGCGAGGTCGTGACCAACGACTTCGCACAGATCACCGAGGACTTCGCGACGCAGTGGACGCGCCACCACCGCGACGGCGCCCCCGACCTGTGGCCGCAGGAACTGCGCGAGGAGATGGACGCCGTCAACAAGCGCGTCTACACCGAGGTGAACAACGGCGTCTATCGTTGCGGCTTCGCGGGGGATCAGCAGGCCTACGACGCCGCCTACAAGCGGCTGTTCACAGCCCTCGACTGGCTCGAGGAGCGTCTCGCCACGCGCCGCTACCTCGTCGGCGACGCGATCACCGAATCCGACGTGCGCCTGTTCACGACGCTCGCGCGATTCGACGCCGTCTACCACGGTCACTTCAAGTGCAATCGCCGCAAGCTCACCGAGATGCCGAACCTGTGGGGTTACGCGCGCGACCTGTTCACGACGCCCGGATTCGGCGACACGATCGACTTCACCCAGATCAAGCAGCACTACTACCTCGTGCACCGCGACCTCAACCCCAAGGGCATCATCCCCGACGGTCCCGACCTGAGCGTCTGGGCCGAACCGCACGATCGAGCGCGTCTCGGCGGCACCCCGTTCGGTGACGGCACCGCGCCCGGCGCGATCCCGGAGGCCGAACGCGTGCCGACGAGCGCCAACCCCCTCGTCGGGACCGACGGTCTCGTGCACTGA
- a CDS encoding DsbA family oxidoreductase, giving the protein MERIEFFYDPCCPFCWITSRFLLEVSVERDVDVTWRPFSLAMKNNELAGDDDAVNEHGEMHRSSHRVLRVITKAAEQHGASVIDLYSAFGRRFHLDHEEYDDMMIADVLAAAGLPAELAKAADDTSLDEVLQASIDSAVEAVGDDTGVPTIVFVSDDGQRRGFYGPVLQELPSKEDALRLWDSLVGLVSVPAFYELKRTRPEGMPNTASTKGL; this is encoded by the coding sequence ATGGAGCGCATCGAATTCTTCTATGACCCGTGTTGCCCGTTCTGCTGGATCACGAGCCGGTTCCTTCTCGAGGTGAGCGTGGAGCGTGACGTCGACGTCACGTGGCGTCCGTTCAGCTTGGCGATGAAGAACAACGAGCTCGCCGGAGACGATGATGCCGTCAACGAGCACGGCGAGATGCACCGTTCGTCGCATCGCGTGTTGCGCGTCATCACGAAGGCGGCGGAGCAGCACGGTGCGAGTGTCATCGACCTGTACTCGGCGTTTGGCCGACGCTTCCACCTCGACCACGAGGAGTACGACGACATGATGATCGCCGACGTTCTCGCCGCCGCCGGGCTGCCGGCGGAGCTGGCGAAGGCGGCTGACGACACGTCGCTCGACGAGGTTCTGCAGGCGTCGATCGACTCCGCTGTCGAGGCGGTCGGTGATGACACGGGCGTGCCGACGATCGTCTTCGTCTCCGATGACGGTCAGCGCCGCGGCTTCTACGGCCCCGTACTGCAGGAACTGCCGAGCAAGGAAGACGCGCTGCGCCTGTGGGATTCGCTCGTCGGCCTCGTCAGCGTCCCGGCGTTCTACGAACTCAAGCGCACCCGCCCAGAGGGCATGCCCAACACGGCGAGCACGAAGGGTCTCTGA
- a CDS encoding 8-oxoguanine DNA glycosylase OGG fold protein, whose protein sequence is MITTSAALVSLIKAHGDVATDAKVEAQEEYFYPGTWRKSWPQGLDMPAILADAVPGDGKKHPVTRSDIFKRAENVDTEADALDLYVLMCGWGAGWQGITGYRCRRPLHSPDVAAKLLAAHRAIRAGEDPKAVYASLQPGGTNHIKYFGPAFFTKWLYFSGYGREGVGGKRPLILDARVARSLGWDSWGWTSTQYDQYLELAAAAAKELGVGPQVVEYVLYSMNGTQTGTKTDPDAQSLIIEDVPDALYRALIATAGAQQEPIQDVALTLLARALDVTLEGSGV, encoded by the coding sequence ATGATCACCACATCGGCCGCGCTCGTATCGCTCATCAAGGCCCACGGCGACGTCGCCACGGATGCGAAGGTCGAGGCCCAGGAGGAATACTTCTATCCCGGCACCTGGCGGAAGTCCTGGCCACAAGGGCTCGACATGCCGGCCATACTCGCCGATGCGGTGCCTGGTGATGGTAAGAAACACCCCGTCACCCGCAGCGACATCTTCAAACGAGCCGAGAACGTGGACACCGAGGCTGACGCCCTCGATCTGTACGTGCTCATGTGCGGCTGGGGAGCCGGCTGGCAGGGCATCACCGGCTATCGGTGCCGTCGTCCTCTGCACTCTCCCGACGTGGCCGCCAAGCTTTTGGCCGCGCATCGGGCCATTCGCGCGGGCGAAGACCCGAAGGCCGTTTACGCCAGCCTGCAGCCGGGCGGTACGAACCACATCAAGTACTTCGGCCCGGCCTTCTTCACGAAGTGGCTCTACTTCTCCGGCTACGGGCGCGAGGGCGTCGGCGGCAAGCGACCCCTGATCCTGGACGCCCGTGTTGCCCGCAGCCTCGGCTGGGACTCCTGGGGTTGGACGAGTACGCAGTATGACCAGTACCTCGAACTTGCCGCTGCCGCAGCCAAAGAACTCGGTGTGGGGCCACAGGTCGTCGAATATGTCCTGTATTCGATGAACGGAACCCAGACGGGGACCAAGACCGACCCCGACGCGCAGAGCCTGATCATCGAGGACGTTCCCGACGCTCTGTACCGCGCGCTGATCGCCACCGCCGGCGCCCAGCAGGAGCCCATTCAAGACGTAGCGCTCACCTTGCTGGCCCGAGCGCTCGACGTCACGCTCGAGGGCAGCGGTGTCTGA
- a CDS encoding tyrosine-type recombinase/integrase, producing the protein MSDTPLSTAIRVLIATWRERASAGDMSPQTVDKFTLLMGRFDRYAYATGALICADVTPDLVSDFIRAHGRDRQGNEAPPSVSTQHQRRSVIRLWARDAIVAGYLLADPTLHLDLPPRSRSLTRPVTDDEVALIEYQAESWATHTRHAATVALALSGVHSGEIASIRPGDVRDGLIAAPGTVRVQARTLSIASPWCRRVLTERVDLVGGADGGRTLVSTGKGTDAQQQARACTAIRDVIIRAGLDTDPAIKPSSLTAHPARAVFDRTGRIQDSARLLGVTSLDAAASAIDWDWQAAP; encoded by the coding sequence ATGAGTGATACGCCGCTATCGACCGCCATCCGCGTCCTCATCGCCACCTGGCGCGAGCGTGCCAGTGCGGGCGACATGTCGCCTCAGACCGTCGACAAGTTCACCCTGCTCATGGGGCGATTCGACCGCTACGCCTACGCGACGGGCGCCCTCATTTGCGCCGACGTCACCCCCGACCTCGTGAGCGATTTCATCCGCGCGCACGGTCGTGACAGGCAGGGCAACGAAGCGCCACCATCGGTATCGACGCAGCATCAGCGACGCAGCGTCATCCGGCTGTGGGCCCGCGACGCGATCGTCGCCGGGTACCTCCTCGCTGATCCGACGCTGCACCTCGATCTCCCGCCCCGTAGCCGGTCGCTGACACGCCCGGTCACGGACGATGAGGTCGCACTCATCGAGTACCAGGCCGAGTCGTGGGCGACGCACACGCGCCACGCGGCGACAGTTGCCCTCGCCCTCAGCGGCGTCCACTCGGGCGAAATTGCGTCGATTCGCCCCGGCGACGTGCGGGACGGGTTGATCGCAGCGCCTGGGACCGTACGCGTGCAGGCCCGCACCCTCAGCATCGCGTCGCCGTGGTGCCGTCGTGTCCTCACCGAGCGCGTCGACCTCGTCGGTGGCGCCGATGGTGGGCGCACCCTCGTCTCCACGGGCAAGGGCACCGACGCACAGCAACAGGCCCGCGCGTGCACCGCTATCCGAGACGTCATCATCCGTGCCGGACTCGACACTGACCCGGCGATTAAGCCGTCGTCCCTGACGGCGCATCCCGCCCGCGCCGTTTTCGACCGCACGGGGCGTATCCAGGATTCGGCGCGTCTGCTTGGCGTGACATCGCTCGACGCGGCAGCGTCCGCGATCGACTGGGACTGGCAGGCCGCCCCATGA
- a CDS encoding helix-turn-helix domain-containing protein, with translation MSDARTPRTARYVASGSWPDAVLRDDAPPHVERVQATCRSLRDHLHASGESVRSVAARANVAHTTVTRVLRGETWCDVATLAALEDALDADVWVMRGSESFGHGGTQE, from the coding sequence ATGAGTGACGCCCGCACACCGCGCACAGCCCGCTACGTCGCGAGTGGCAGCTGGCCCGATGCGGTGCTGCGCGACGACGCCCCACCGCACGTAGAACGCGTGCAAGCGACGTGCCGCAGCCTGCGTGACCACCTCCACGCGTCCGGCGAGTCCGTGCGTAGCGTCGCGGCGCGCGCCAATGTCGCGCACACGACGGTGACGCGAGTGCTCCGCGGTGAGACGTGGTGCGACGTCGCGACACTCGCCGCGCTGGAAGACGCGCTCGACGCAGACGTGTGGGTCATGCGCGGTTCGGAGAGTTTTGGGCATGGGGGCACCCAGGAGTGA
- a CDS encoding helix-turn-helix transcriptional regulator: protein MRAGGSPERGRRAVTRTRPKPPARYLVTARAESGMTFEQLAEASGLHRQTLTNIARGAAKGDLRTWLMLARAFDATLDELLAPVWHDSAS, encoded by the coding sequence GTGCGTGCGGGGGGCAGCCCAGAACGTGGGAGGCGTGCCGTCACCCGAACCAGACCTAAGCCGCCTGCGAGATATCTTGTCACCGCCCGCGCGGAGTCGGGGATGACGTTCGAGCAGCTCGCTGAAGCATCCGGCCTGCACCGGCAAACCCTCACCAACATCGCCCGCGGCGCAGCGAAGGGCGACTTGCGCACCTGGCTCATGCTGGCAAGGGCCTTCGACGCGACTCTTGACGAGCTCCTGGCGCCAGTGTGGCATGACTCAGCATCCTGA
- the cmtR gene encoding Cd(II)/Pb(II)-sensing metalloregulatory transcriptional regulator CmtR yields MLTLASRLDAMQRLGRAMADPTRSRILLSLLACPAHPAELANALDLTRSNVSNHLGCLRDCGIVVGTHEGRQALYEIADPHLARALTELVEVKLAVDADAPCLDVACEVPGCHDGRSGA; encoded by the coding sequence ATGCTGACTCTTGCTTCCCGCTTGGACGCCATGCAGCGTCTGGGCCGGGCGATGGCCGACCCCACGCGTTCACGGATCCTTCTGTCGCTTCTGGCGTGCCCCGCGCATCCGGCAGAGCTCGCCAACGCGCTAGACCTGACGCGCTCGAATGTGTCGAACCACCTGGGTTGCCTGCGGGACTGCGGGATCGTGGTCGGCACCCATGAGGGCCGCCAGGCCCTTTACGAGATCGCTGACCCCCACCTCGCACGTGCGCTCACCGAGCTGGTCGAGGTCAAGCTGGCCGTCGACGCGGACGCCCCCTGCCTCGACGTCGCCTGCGAGGTGCCTGGTTGCCACGACGGCAGGTCCGGCGCATGA
- a CDS encoding cadmium resistance transporter, with product MTAAALLQAIGLFIATNIDDIIVLSLFFARGAGRPGTTAKILAGQYLGFVGILAAALVVTLGAGWALPEEAIPYFGLIPLALGLWAAWEVYRGEGDDDDAAVSGKSVAVATVAGVTFANGGDNIGVYVPVFLNISTPAVITFCIVFLVLVAVLVATAKFVATRRPIAEVLERREHILFPIVLIGLGVAILVGGGAFGL from the coding sequence ATGACGGCCGCGGCGCTGCTCCAAGCGATCGGGCTCTTCATCGCGACCAACATCGACGACATCATCGTGCTCTCGCTCTTCTTCGCCCGAGGTGCCGGACGCCCCGGGACGACCGCGAAGATCTTGGCCGGGCAATACCTTGGCTTCGTCGGGATCCTCGCCGCCGCACTCGTGGTGACCTTGGGGGCGGGGTGGGCGCTGCCAGAGGAGGCGATTCCCTACTTTGGGCTCATCCCCCTCGCGCTGGGTCTCTGGGCTGCGTGGGAGGTCTACCGCGGCGAGGGCGACGACGATGATGCCGCCGTGTCAGGTAAGAGCGTTGCCGTGGCGACCGTCGCCGGCGTCACCTTCGCCAACGGTGGGGACAACATCGGCGTTTACGTCCCGGTCTTCCTCAACATCAGTACTCCCGCTGTCATCACCTTCTGCATCGTTTTCCTCGTGCTCGTGGCAGTGCTGGTGGCCACCGCCAAGTTCGTCGCCACGCGTCGACCCATCGCCGAGGTCCTCGAACGGCGGGAGCACATCCTCTTCCCCATCGTCCTGATCGGACTGGGCGTCGCAATCCTCGTCGGCGGCGGCGCGTTCGGTCTCTGA
- a CDS encoding DUF4396 domain-containing protein, which yields MLLWFIQVAIAVAFVAVDIHTTPEATVMKWGFVIITAFSGLFGALLYVLSCREPLPGTHELYVAAKWRQVVGSTMHCVAGDGIGILAAAVITSRLGLPMWADVLCEYALGFIFGWTVFQALFMKSMFSSYRRSLTGTFMSELLSMNTVMGGMTAVMVPWMTHNMDAMSPTGPTFWFVISISLCAGFVVALPMNWWLVDHGLKHGMMTVRPDGTPVPQAAAVAAASAALSGYRLVPATTPPAETPHQAMPDRPSRGKLASMTLVSFLVFAAGFLIAGLLGTLTMTR from the coding sequence ATGCTGCTGTGGTTCATCCAGGTCGCGATCGCAGTTGCGTTCGTCGCCGTCGACATCCACACCACCCCCGAGGCCACGGTGATGAAGTGGGGGTTCGTGATCATCACCGCGTTCAGCGGCCTATTCGGGGCGCTGCTGTACGTGCTCAGCTGCCGCGAACCGCTGCCCGGCACCCACGAGCTGTACGTCGCTGCGAAATGGCGGCAGGTGGTCGGCTCCACCATGCACTGCGTGGCCGGCGACGGGATCGGGATCCTGGCCGCCGCAGTCATCACCTCCCGGCTGGGCCTGCCGATGTGGGCGGACGTGCTGTGCGAGTACGCGCTCGGGTTCATCTTCGGATGGACAGTGTTCCAGGCCCTGTTCATGAAGAGCATGTTCAGCTCCTACCGGCGGTCGCTGACCGGCACCTTCATGTCCGAGCTGCTGTCGATGAACACGGTGATGGGCGGGATGACCGCGGTGATGGTGCCCTGGATGACCCACAACATGGACGCGATGAGCCCGACCGGGCCGACGTTTTGGTTCGTTATATCGATCTCGCTGTGCGCCGGGTTCGTCGTGGCGCTGCCGATGAACTGGTGGTTGGTGGATCACGGCCTCAAGCACGGCATGATGACGGTTCGCCCCGACGGCACCCCGGTTCCGCAGGCGGCCGCGGTAGCGGCGGCCAGCGCGGCGCTCAGCGGATACCGGCTCGTCCCGGCCACCACGCCGCCGGCCGAGACACCGCACCAGGCGATGCCCGACCGGCCCAGTCGGGGCAAGCTGGCGTCGATGACCCTGGTCAGCTTCCTGGTCTTCGCCGCCGGGTTCCTGATCGCCGGACTACTGGGAACCCTCACCATGACGCGCTAG
- a CDS encoding YdhK family protein, which produces MDISNSKLPRRLLLTLAATGAAAALAACSGGSGDQAGTGSSTPISHMSMSSSTMPMHHGDGGPVPVGMKPAAHPTYPVGSTVILTANHMAGMNGARATVVGAYSTFTYAVNYTPTTGGPAVKDHKWVVQQEIKNAGTGRLADGTKVVLTADHMPGMKGATATIASSTDQTVYVVDYTAGGMTMKNHKWVVQDEMKPAK; this is translated from the coding sequence ATGGACATCTCGAACTCGAAACTGCCCCGACGACTCTTGCTGACACTGGCGGCTACCGGAGCTGCCGCTGCGCTGGCCGCGTGCTCGGGCGGTTCCGGTGATCAGGCCGGCACCGGTTCCAGCACCCCCATAAGCCACATGTCGATGAGCTCGTCCACCATGCCGATGCACCACGGCGACGGTGGTCCCGTCCCGGTCGGGATGAAGCCGGCTGCGCATCCCACGTACCCGGTCGGTAGCACGGTGATTCTGACCGCGAATCACATGGCGGGCATGAACGGTGCCCGGGCCACCGTCGTGGGGGCGTACTCCACCTTTACGTACGCGGTGAACTACACCCCCACTACCGGCGGGCCGGCGGTCAAGGACCACAAGTGGGTGGTGCAGCAAGAAATCAAGAACGCCGGCACTGGCCGGCTCGCCGACGGAACGAAGGTGGTCTTGACCGCCGACCACATGCCCGGCATGAAGGGCGCGACCGCCACGATCGCCAGTTCGACCGACCAGACCGTCTACGTCGTCGACTACACCGCCGGTGGTATGACAATGAAGAACCACAAATGGGTCGTCCAGGACGAGATGAAACCCGCAAAATGA
- the istB gene encoding IS21-like element helper ATPase IstB, whose product MPTAPGTAITPTLRRRRGLTEEAALAAVDQACRRLRLPTIRAVLDEAIGVAKKEQLSYPGFLAELLLAEVDDRDRRSSMRRVKAAQFPRSKWIGDFDFTANPAIEAATIHQLAKGDWIRKGEPLCLIGDSGTGKTHLLIGLGTAAAEQGHRVRYTLATRLVNELVEAADDKILAKTIARYGRVDLLIIDELGYMELDSRGAELLFQVLTEREEKNSIAIASNQSFSGWTDTFTDPRLCAAIVDRLTYHGTIIETGTTSYRLAHSQATVQAAR is encoded by the coding sequence ATGCCCACTGCGCCCGGGACCGCGATCACTCCGACTCTGCGGCGACGACGCGGCCTGACCGAGGAAGCCGCCCTGGCCGCCGTCGACCAAGCCTGCCGCCGGTTGCGGCTGCCGACGATCCGGGCGGTGCTGGATGAAGCGATCGGCGTGGCCAAGAAGGAACAGCTGTCGTATCCGGGGTTCCTGGCCGAACTGCTCCTGGCTGAGGTCGACGATCGCGATCGCCGCTCGTCGATGCGTCGTGTGAAGGCGGCGCAGTTTCCCCGCAGCAAATGGATCGGTGACTTCGACTTCACCGCGAACCCGGCGATCGAGGCAGCGACCATCCACCAGCTCGCCAAGGGCGACTGGATCCGCAAAGGCGAACCCCTGTGCCTGATCGGCGACTCGGGCACGGGCAAAACCCACCTGCTCATCGGGCTGGGCACCGCGGCCGCCGAGCAAGGTCACCGGGTGCGCTACACGTTGGCCACCCGATTAGTGAACGAACTCGTCGAAGCCGCCGACGATAAGATCCTCGCGAAAACCATCGCCCGCTACGGCCGCGTCGACCTGCTCATCATCGACGAGCTTGGCTACATGGAACTAGATAGCCGCGGCGCGGAACTCTTGTTTCAGGTCCTCACCGAACGTGAGGAGAAGAACTCAATCGCGATCGCGTCCAACCAAAGCTTCAGCGGCTGGACCGACACGTTCACCGATCCCCGCCTATGTGCCGCGATCGTGGACCGGCTCACCTACCACGGCACCATCATCGAAACCGGCACCACCAGCTACCGACTCGCCCACAGCCAGGCAACGGTGCAGGCAGCGCGATGA